One part of the Bdellovibrio sp. KM01 genome encodes these proteins:
- a CDS encoding DEAD/DEAH box helicase: MAKFSDYGLLGSLVKTLKSNQITNPTEIQSNAIPTLMGGQSVVGVAETGSGKTLAYALPLLHALKSLEDAGQEVTENSRPRAVVMVPTRELGEQVSKVFKTLTHDTRLRVRPALGGMAMEQARRNTSGPFEILLATPGRLIQMMNLKYIDLTDVRMLVFDEADQMLDKGFISDSNNIYYACPTEVQLALFSATVSPAVQELINGMFAKAELYRSAGAGKTVKTLVTQNRIVKDGRRWPLLEKILKEPAEGGTILFANTREQCDKLAQELSDNGYAAVIYRGEMEKAERRSNLKKFTDGKVKLLVATDLAGRGLDIPNVDRVINYHLPKQKENYLHRAGRTARAGRKGVVINFVTERDERFIADLEGRKLPEDRDKTKFNSRAKPPVKASVKKTGGNKLSKPGSRPGKPMTKSAPKPKSRSARK, from the coding sequence ATGGCGAAATTCTCTGATTATGGCCTCTTAGGCTCATTGGTTAAGACATTAAAATCGAATCAAATTACGAATCCCACGGAAATTCAAAGCAACGCGATTCCCACCTTGATGGGGGGACAATCTGTGGTGGGTGTTGCCGAAACTGGAAGCGGTAAAACCTTGGCTTATGCACTGCCTTTGCTACACGCATTGAAGTCCCTTGAGGACGCAGGCCAAGAGGTGACAGAAAACTCCCGTCCGCGCGCCGTAGTAATGGTCCCAACGCGCGAACTGGGGGAGCAGGTTTCCAAAGTTTTTAAAACTTTGACCCATGATACTCGCTTGCGCGTCCGCCCTGCTTTGGGTGGTATGGCGATGGAGCAAGCTCGTCGTAACACCTCCGGCCCCTTTGAGATCTTGCTTGCAACTCCCGGTCGTCTGATTCAAATGATGAATCTTAAATACATTGATTTGACGGATGTACGCATGCTGGTGTTTGACGAAGCCGATCAAATGCTGGATAAAGGATTTATTTCTGACTCAAATAATATCTATTATGCCTGCCCGACCGAGGTTCAATTAGCTCTGTTTTCAGCGACTGTCTCCCCCGCCGTCCAAGAACTGATTAACGGGATGTTCGCGAAAGCTGAACTTTACCGCAGTGCGGGCGCCGGAAAAACGGTCAAAACTTTAGTGACACAAAATCGTATTGTGAAAGACGGCCGTCGCTGGCCTCTATTAGAAAAGATTTTGAAAGAACCTGCTGAAGGCGGAACGATTCTGTTCGCCAACACTCGTGAGCAATGCGACAAACTGGCCCAAGAGCTTTCTGATAACGGTTATGCCGCTGTGATTTATCGCGGGGAAATGGAAAAGGCCGAACGCCGTTCGAATCTAAAAAAATTCACTGACGGCAAAGTGAAGCTGTTGGTGGCAACAGATCTAGCCGGTCGGGGTTTGGATATTCCAAATGTGGATCGCGTGATCAACTATCATCTGCCGAAGCAAAAAGAAAATTATCTGCACCGCGCAGGCCGCACCGCCCGTGCCGGTCGTAAAGGTGTGGTGATTAACTTTGTGACGGAACGTGACGAACGCTTTATCGCAGATCTTGAAGGCAGAAAACTTCCGGAAGACCGGGATAAAACTAAATTCAATTCCCGTGCGAAACCGCCGGTGAAAGCTTCTGTGAAAAAAACGGGTGGCAACAAGCTCAGCAAACCAGGCAGTCGACCTGGAAAGCCGATGACCAAATCAGCACCAAAACCAAAATCTCGCTCGGCGAGAAAATAA